In one Oscillospiraceae bacterium genomic region, the following are encoded:
- the rimI gene encoding ribosomal-protein-alanine acetyltransferase: protein MNLKLVPMDRNNVPDVAAIERECFSAPWSEDMLMEELYNDSASYILAVDGGGAVLGYAGLQVVLDEGYITNIAVKGIHRRQGVADALLEAFLRFGREHLAFLTLEVRASNDKAVALYRKHGFEEVGRRRDYYQDPKEDAILMTLQFA from the coding sequence ATGAATTTGAAGCTGGTCCCCATGGACCGAAACAACGTCCCCGACGTGGCCGCCATCGAGCGGGAGTGCTTCTCCGCGCCCTGGTCGGAGGACATGCTCATGGAGGAGCTGTACAACGACAGCGCCTCGTACATCCTGGCCGTGGACGGCGGCGGGGCCGTGCTGGGCTACGCCGGGCTCCAGGTGGTGCTGGACGAGGGGTATATCACCAACATCGCCGTCAAGGGGATCCACCGCCGCCAGGGGGTGGCCGACGCCCTGCTGGAGGCCTTCCTCCGCTTCGGCCGGGAGCACCTGGCCTTCCTGACCCTGGAGGTGCGCGCCTCCAACGACAAGGCCGTGGCCCTGTACCGCAAGCACGGCTTTGAGGAGGTGGGTCGCCGCAGAGACTACTACCAGGACCCGAAGGAGGACGCCATCCTCATGACCCTGCAATTTGCGTAG